A stretch of the Fusobacterium varium genome encodes the following:
- a CDS encoding ABC transporter ATP-binding protein, producing MIRVEHLNKYYINGDMKLHALKDLSFHIEEGEFVAIMGSSGSGKSTMMNILGCLDKNSEGTYILDGIDVSKIKDEELCKIRNVKIGFVFQSFNLLSKLTALENVELPLIYAGVGKKEREEKAKEVLKKVGLGDRMHHRPNELSGGQKQRVAIARALVNDPAIILADEPTGNLDSVSEREIMEIFTDFNKQGKTIIVVTHEPEVAKYVKRVLLFKDGRIIRDGEPE from the coding sequence ATGATAAGAGTAGAACATCTTAATAAATACTATATCAATGGTGATATGAAACTCCATGCATTAAAAGATTTGTCCTTTCACATAGAAGAGGGAGAATTTGTAGCTATAATGGGAAGCAGTGGAAGTGGAAAATCAACAATGATGAATATACTTGGCTGTTTAGATAAAAATTCAGAAGGAACATACATTTTAGATGGTATAGATGTATCAAAAATCAAAGATGAAGAACTATGTAAAATAAGAAATGTAAAAATAGGATTTGTATTTCAGTCATTTAACCTTCTTTCAAAATTGACTGCTCTTGAAAATGTAGAACTTCCTTTGATATATGCAGGGGTAGGGAAAAAAGAGAGAGAAGAAAAAGCAAAAGAAGTATTAAAAAAAGTAGGACTGGGAGACAGAATGCACCACAGACCTAATGAACTTTCTGGTGGACAAAAGCAAAGGGTGGCAATAGCGAGAGCATTGGTAAATGATCCAGCTATAATACTTGCAGATGAGCCTACAGGAAATCTGGACAGTGTATCTGAAAGAGAGATAATGGAGATATTTACAGATTTTAATAAACAGGGAAAAACTATAATAGTAGTAACTCATGAACCAGAAGTTGCAAAATATGTAAAAAGAGTTCTTTTATTTAAAGATGGAAGAATAATAAGAGATGGTGAGCCAGAATGA
- a CDS encoding putative efflux protein produces MKKKLDIKIILLIILIVIVAGVEFIRYRTTIDTKKDISTYAALRVKDNGGRGYIEADGNVAANDTKKVFVDKKLKVDEVFIQEGDYVEKGQILMTFDETERNNTMRKLERERLALAKLKRDIKVERELNKIGGSSDNAVKELNEEIRKIEINIEEYMEDLSKTAEKIESPVSGTITSLTAQENYLVDTDSPLMEIADLSDIKIVLEVPEYDVKDIELGQKLMIKPEVFEKKKSYPGVVTKISRISKVSETTSENVLEVEVKPDEAIPYIVPGFKVSAIIYLEQRDSGILIPKTAILEESGKYFVFVSSDDGVLSKRGIEVENIKGDDIVVKNGLKAGENILVTPDESLKEGSKVFLQFKNSERKGAGRA; encoded by the coding sequence ATGAAAAAAAAGCTTGATATAAAAATAATACTTTTGATAATTCTGATAGTAATAGTAGCAGGAGTAGAATTTATAAGATACAGAACAACAATTGATACTAAAAAAGATATATCAACATATGCAGCTTTGAGAGTTAAAGATAATGGTGGAAGAGGATATATAGAGGCTGATGGAAATGTTGCTGCAAATGATACTAAGAAAGTCTTTGTGGATAAAAAATTGAAAGTGGATGAAGTTTTTATTCAGGAAGGGGACTATGTAGAAAAAGGGCAGATTCTAATGACTTTTGATGAAACTGAAAGAAATAATACAATGAGAAAACTGGAAAGAGAAAGACTGGCATTGGCTAAATTAAAAAGAGACATTAAAGTAGAGAGAGAACTTAATAAAATAGGTGGAAGTTCTGACAATGCTGTAAAGGAATTAAATGAAGAAATAAGAAAAATAGAAATAAATATAGAAGAATATATGGAAGACCTTTCTAAAACAGCAGAAAAAATAGAAAGTCCTGTAAGTGGAACAATAACATCTCTGACTGCTCAGGAAAATTATCTAGTAGATACAGACTCTCCTCTTATGGAAATTGCAGATTTGTCAGATATTAAAATAGTTTTGGAAGTTCCTGAATATGATGTAAAAGATATAGAACTTGGACAGAAATTGATGATAAAACCTGAAGTATTTGAAAAGAAAAAATCATATCCAGGGGTAGTAACAAAAATATCAAGAATATCAAAAGTTTCTGAAACTACATCAGAAAATGTTCTGGAAGTAGAAGTAAAACCTGATGAAGCTATTCCATATATAGTACCAGGATTTAAAGTGTCAGCAATAATATATCTGGAACAAAGAGATAGTGGAATACTTATACCTAAGACAGCTATTCTTGAAGAGAGTGGAAAGTATTTTGTATTTGTAAGTTCTGATGATGGAGTACTTTCAAAAAGAGGAATAGAAGTAGAAAATATAAAAGGTGATGACATAGTTGTAAAAAATGGTTTAAAAGCTGGAGAGAATATATTGGTAACTCCTGATGAAAGTTTAAAGGAGGGGAGCAAAGTATTTCTTCAGTTTAAAAATTCTGAAAGAAAAGGAGCTGGAAGGGCATGA
- a CDS encoding putative hydrogenase, with product MTSKSIILQSSFGSVFSTVEDIEEREGIDSGSRMVVVAGRVNNPGVIAIPENATLNDVIGLAGGIKNKKSFKAAQFGLPFGGFLTKKSLDKVIDFSLFPEGIDRNIIILSEEDCIVSFAKFYVEFLMSKIERSEYVQYTSVENEIERIWRILDRISKGKANMRDIYLLRRLSETIKTELNQRHNLVLESIEEFYEEIEEHIEEHKCAAGQCIHLLKFRITEKCIGCTACARVCPVKCISGKIKERHVLDTSRCTHCGQCVAACPVGAIFEGDHTMKLLKDLATPNRIVVVQIAPAVRVAIGEAFGFEAGTNVEKKLVGALKKLGVNYVFDTTWAADITVMEEASEFQERLERYYKGDDTVRLPILTSCCPAWVKFIEQSYPDMLDVPSSVKSPMQIFSTIAKDIWAKEKGYVRERVSVVGIMPCLAKKYEASRPEFSRGDNYDTDYVISTRELIKIFKESGIDLKNVEEKEFDNPLGEYSGAGIIFGRTGGVIEAATRSTIEMITGTHLDEIEFKELRGWEGFRTAELTIGHIELRIGIAHGLEEAAKMLDKIRAGEEFFHAIEIMACKGGCIGGGGQPKAVKKQETLEKRAEGLNAIDRGMKIRRSHENPYVKAIYDKYLDYPLSHKAHELLHTKYFPKIKNR from the coding sequence ATGACAAGCAAAAGTATAATTCTCCAAAGTTCATTTGGATCAGTATTTTCTACTGTTGAAGATATTGAAGAGAGAGAAGGCATTGATAGTGGAAGCAGAATGGTGGTAGTTGCTGGTAGAGTAAATAATCCAGGAGTTATAGCAATACCAGAAAATGCAACTTTAAATGATGTAATTGGGTTAGCAGGTGGAATTAAAAATAAAAAAAGTTTTAAAGCTGCTCAATTTGGATTACCTTTTGGAGGATTTCTTACAAAAAAAAGTCTGGATAAAGTCATTGACTTTTCTTTATTTCCAGAGGGAATAGATAGAAATATTATTATTTTATCAGAAGAAGATTGTATTGTATCATTTGCTAAGTTCTATGTAGAATTTTTAATGAGTAAAATAGAGCGTAGTGAGTATGTGCAATATACATCAGTGGAAAATGAAATAGAAAGAATATGGAGAATATTGGATAGAATCTCAAAAGGAAAAGCAAATATGAGAGATATATATCTTCTTAGGCGTTTATCTGAGACTATCAAGACAGAATTAAATCAAAGACATAATCTTGTGCTGGAAAGTATTGAAGAATTTTATGAAGAAATAGAAGAACATATAGAAGAACATAAATGTGCTGCAGGTCAGTGTATTCATCTTTTAAAGTTCAGAATAACTGAAAAATGTATAGGATGTACAGCTTGTGCCAGAGTATGTCCAGTAAAATGTATCAGTGGAAAAATAAAGGAAAGACATGTTTTAGATACAAGCAGATGTACTCACTGTGGTCAATGTGTTGCTGCCTGTCCTGTAGGAGCAATATTTGAGGGAGATCACACAATGAAGCTGTTAAAAGATTTGGCAACACCTAACAGAATTGTTGTAGTTCAAATAGCTCCAGCAGTAAGAGTAGCTATTGGAGAAGCTTTTGGATTTGAAGCTGGAACAAATGTTGAGAAAAAATTGGTGGGAGCCTTAAAAAAATTAGGTGTAAACTATGTATTTGATACAACTTGGGCTGCTGATATTACTGTAATGGAAGAAGCAAGTGAATTTCAAGAAAGACTTGAAAGATACTATAAGGGAGATGATACAGTAAGACTTCCAATACTGACTTCTTGCTGTCCGGCATGGGTTAAATTTATTGAACAAAGTTATCCTGACATGCTTGATGTACCATCTTCTGTAAAATCTCCTATGCAGATATTCTCTACAATAGCAAAAGATATCTGGGCTAAAGAAAAAGGATATGTAAGAGAGAGAGTTTCAGTAGTAGGAATAATGCCATGTCTTGCTAAAAAATATGAAGCTTCAAGACCAGAATTCTCAAGAGGAGATAACTATGATACAGACTATGTTATTTCTACAAGAGAACTTATTAAAATATTTAAAGAATCTGGAATTGATCTTAAAAATGTAGAAGAAAAAGAATTTGATAATCCACTAGGAGAATATTCAGGAGCAGGAATAATTTTTGGAAGAACAGGAGGAGTTATTGAAGCTGCAACAAGAAGTACTATTGAAATGATAACAGGAACTCATCTTGATGAAATAGAATTTAAAGAGCTAAGAGGTTGGGAAGGATTCAGAACAGCTGAACTTACTATAGGTCATATAGAACTTAGAATAGGTATTGCTCATGGATTGGAAGAAGCCGCAAAAATGCTTGATAAAATAAGAGCAGGAGAAGAATTTTTCCATGCTATTGAAATCATGGCATGCAAAGGTGGATGTATTGGTGGAGGAGGACAGCCAAAAGCTGTTAAAAAACAAGAAACACTTGAAAAAAGAGCAGAAGGGCTTAATGCTATAGACAGAGGAATGAAAATCAGAAGATCTCATGAAAATCCATATGTTAAAGCTATATATGATAAATATTTAGATTATCCATTAAGTCATAAAGCACATGAACTTTTACATACTAAATATTTCCCAAAAATTAAAAATAGATAG